In Paenibacillus sp. 1781tsa1, one DNA window encodes the following:
- a CDS encoding Rrf2 family transcriptional regulator: protein MSRLKQISSRFSMAVHILSMISLDPLYSTGDRIARSINSNPVVIRRIMAQLKKAGYIDTKPGVAGASLLISPEKLTLLSIFQAVESVDENQLFKIHKDTDPNCSVGVNIESILLPQFSNAQKAMEHELASVTLAQIVEQLRIKSNTK, encoded by the coding sequence GTGAGTAGATTGAAACAAATAAGTAGTCGCTTTTCGATGGCAGTCCATATTCTTTCCATGATCTCGCTGGACCCCCTATATAGTACAGGCGATCGAATTGCGCGTAGCATCAATAGTAATCCTGTAGTCATTAGAAGGATTATGGCTCAGCTCAAAAAAGCAGGTTATATTGATACAAAACCAGGAGTTGCGGGGGCCTCTCTTCTGATATCTCCTGAAAAACTAACCCTACTGAGTATTTTCCAAGCAGTCGAATCTGTGGATGAAAATCAGCTTTTCAAAATTCACAAGGATACTGACCCAAATTGTTCTGTAGGAGTGAACATTGAATCCATTCTATTACCCCAATTCTCTAATGCACAGAAGGCTATGGAGCATGAACTCGCTTCTGTTACCCTAGCTCAAATTGTGGAGCAACTACGGATAAAGTCAAATACAAAATAA
- a CDS encoding GntR family transcriptional regulator, translating to MPIPKDFALPVRMSAKERAFSQIQRWIIDGTLQPGEKLMDAELAESLGVSRTPIREAFQLLEVQGLVSMHPGKETRVTNIEKNDIFKMYSTMAALQALAAEITAQIIVPEQIEELRSINLEFASSIKNGQVYQAMEVDEQFHNYIVELSDNPYVATFNASLQIHIRRFKYVFLKQPITATLASVEEHDLIIKAFEGKNSEDAHVLMKQNFIRPMQELNEIL from the coding sequence ATGCCAATTCCCAAAGATTTTGCCCTACCAGTCCGTATGTCCGCAAAAGAAAGAGCATTTTCTCAAATTCAGCGATGGATTATTGATGGAACACTGCAACCAGGTGAAAAGCTTATGGATGCAGAATTGGCTGAATCGCTTGGAGTCAGCCGGACACCGATTCGGGAGGCATTTCAGTTACTCGAAGTTCAAGGCCTCGTGTCTATGCATCCAGGAAAAGAAACAAGAGTAACGAATATTGAGAAAAACGATATTTTTAAGATGTATTCAACCATGGCTGCTCTTCAGGCCTTAGCTGCTGAAATCACTGCCCAAATTATTGTTCCAGAACAAATCGAGGAACTAAGATCCATAAATTTGGAATTTGCTAGTTCCATTAAAAATGGACAAGTTTATCAGGCTATGGAGGTGGATGAGCAATTTCATAATTATATTGTGGAGCTCTCAGATAATCCTTATGTGGCCACATTTAATGCATCTCTCCAGATTCACATTAGACGATTTAAATATGTGTTTTTAAAACAACCGATTACAGCTACGCTAGCTTCAGTCGAAGAGCATGATTTGATTATTAAAGCATTTGAAGGAAAAAATAGTGAGGATGCTCACGTACTAATGAAACAAAATTTTATTCGACCGATGCAGGAACTGAACGAAATACTTTGA
- a CDS encoding nitroreductase family protein, with product MKLSDLEGDMVGPSEFLDQPVSQDLILELLNHAVWAPNDGLREPWRFIFADNRYGDIMQGLQERAPAYLLVLVKTEADQHKQEEDFAAVCCLIQNFRLLAHEQSLGVRCTLHDWMYDSSRTEVFGVLSNERIAAVLELGYGANQWKGTANFPETQLHFELL from the coding sequence ATGAAATTGTCAGATCTGGAAGGAGACATGGTCGGTCCGAGTGAATTTTTGGATCAACCGGTATCGCAGGATCTAATCCTTGAGTTGCTCAATCACGCCGTATGGGCGCCAAATGATGGACTCCGAGAGCCGTGGCGATTTATATTTGCTGATAACCGATATGGGGACATCATGCAGGGATTGCAGGAGCGGGCCCCTGCGTATCTTCTGGTCTTGGTGAAAACAGAGGCTGATCAACATAAGCAGGAAGAGGATTTTGCAGCGGTCTGCTGCCTCATTCAGAATTTCCGCTTGTTGGCTCATGAGCAGAGTCTGGGTGTGCGCTGTACATTGCATGACTGGATGTACGACTCGAGCCGTACTGAAGTGTTTGGTGTACTGAGTAACGAGCGTATTGCTGCAGTTCTAGAATTGGGATACGGTGCAAATCAGTGGAAAGGAACTGCTAATTTTCCTGAGACTCAACTTCATTTTGAACTTCTCTAG
- a CDS encoding MarR family transcriptional regulator, with the protein MTSKDRTKQLLHDQFIRFLHVYENHKDTEIEHFLSIAQRESIEKIPQHLTAVHMIDCIGKHEPINNTGIAEAMNLSKASITKIGNKLLEEGFVKRTKMNDNKKESYFRLSPQGKKIFELHERLHVHEAERFYRTLDKYSETELKVIHQFLQDSSINIESRSNEGE; encoded by the coding sequence ATGACTTCAAAAGATCGAACAAAACAGTTGCTTCATGACCAATTTATCCGTTTCTTACATGTATATGAGAACCACAAGGATACAGAAATCGAGCATTTCCTAAGTATCGCCCAACGAGAAAGCATCGAGAAAATCCCTCAGCATTTGACCGCGGTTCATATGATAGATTGCATAGGCAAGCATGAGCCTATTAACAACACAGGTATTGCCGAAGCGATGAATTTATCCAAAGCAAGCATCACCAAAATTGGCAACAAACTGCTGGAGGAAGGATTCGTCAAACGCACAAAAATGAATGACAACAAGAAGGAGAGTTATTTCCGGTTGTCACCGCAAGGCAAAAAGATCTTTGAACTGCATGAACGTCTGCATGTACATGAGGCTGAACGCTTCTATCGTACGCTCGACAAATATTCGGAAACAGAGCTAAAAGTAATCCATCAATTTCTTCAAGACAGTAGCATCAATATTGAATCCAGATCGAACGAAGGAGAGTGA
- the ilvD gene encoding dihydroxy-acid dehydratase, producing MDNKKDLRIRSKVISEGANRVPNRAMLRAVGFQDEDFKKPMIGIASTWSEVTPCNMHINDLAVQAKQGARDNGGAPLIFNTITVSDGISMGHGGMLFSLPSREAIADSIEIVTGAERFDGVVAIGGCDKNTPACLMAIGRMNIPSVYVYGGTIQPGNLDGKKVDIVSAFEAVGQYQDGKITDEQLHKVECSVCPGPGACGGMYTANTMAAAAEAMGMCLPGSSSTSAISADKAKECEAAGKQVISLLEQEIYPRDIMTKKAFENAITVVMALGGSTNAFLHLLAIAHSVEVDLTLDDFERIRLRVPHLADLKPSGQYVMQDLNDIGGVSGVMKLLLAEGLLHGDCLTVTGKTLAENLAEAAPLPNDQEIIRPLDNPLKPDGPLVVLRGNLAPEGAVAKMSGMKIQQFSGPTKVYDSEDEATVAIMNDEIKEGDVVVIRYCGPKGGPGMPEMLSVTALIVGKGLGGKVALITDGRFSGGSHGFVVGHVSPEAQVGGPIALLQNGDMITINSDIQEMKVEVSEEELAARAKAWVQPPLKVKSGVLGKYAKLVSSASKGAVTDLME from the coding sequence ATGGACAATAAAAAAGATCTTCGTATTCGAAGCAAGGTAATTAGTGAAGGTGCTAACCGTGTACCGAACAGAGCGATGCTGCGTGCAGTTGGTTTTCAAGATGAGGATTTTAAAAAGCCAATGATCGGAATAGCGAGTACGTGGAGTGAGGTAACACCGTGTAATATGCACATCAATGATTTAGCGGTACAAGCTAAGCAGGGCGCACGCGATAACGGCGGTGCTCCACTGATTTTTAATACGATTACCGTTTCGGATGGAATCTCGATGGGGCACGGCGGGATGTTGTTCTCACTACCAAGTCGGGAAGCTATCGCTGATTCGATTGAAATTGTGACCGGAGCCGAGCGTTTTGACGGTGTTGTTGCGATCGGTGGTTGTGACAAGAATACGCCTGCATGTCTGATGGCTATTGGACGCATGAATATTCCTTCCGTTTATGTATATGGGGGAACCATTCAACCAGGTAATCTCGACGGCAAAAAAGTGGATATCGTTTCCGCATTTGAAGCCGTTGGTCAATATCAAGATGGCAAGATAACAGATGAACAGTTGCATAAGGTCGAATGCAGTGTTTGCCCAGGTCCAGGCGCTTGCGGAGGCATGTATACCGCGAATACGATGGCAGCCGCTGCGGAAGCCATGGGGATGTGTTTACCTGGTTCTTCTTCGACATCAGCGATTTCAGCGGATAAAGCAAAGGAATGCGAAGCAGCCGGTAAACAGGTCATCTCACTGCTTGAACAGGAGATCTATCCAAGAGATATTATGACGAAGAAAGCATTTGAAAATGCGATCACTGTTGTTATGGCTCTGGGGGGATCAACTAACGCATTTCTCCATCTGCTAGCTATTGCTCACTCGGTAGAAGTCGATTTAACCTTGGATGATTTTGAGCGCATTCGCTTGCGTGTTCCTCATTTAGCGGATCTGAAGCCGAGTGGTCAATATGTGATGCAGGATTTGAACGATATCGGTGGCGTTTCAGGGGTAATGAAGCTGTTGCTTGCTGAGGGATTACTTCATGGGGATTGCCTCACGGTAACCGGTAAAACGTTGGCGGAGAATTTAGCGGAAGCTGCTCCACTTCCGAATGATCAAGAGATTATACGTCCACTCGATAATCCGCTGAAGCCAGATGGACCATTAGTTGTACTTCGCGGAAACCTCGCTCCTGAAGGCGCTGTTGCCAAAATGTCAGGTATGAAGATACAACAGTTCTCTGGCCCGACTAAGGTGTATGATAGCGAAGATGAGGCGACAGTAGCGATTATGAATGATGAAATTAAAGAAGGCGACGTCGTGGTCATACGTTACTGTGGTCCGAAGGGTGGACCAGGTATGCCGGAGATGCTTTCCGTTACAGCACTCATCGTAGGCAAAGGACTCGGCGGGAAAGTTGCTCTCATCACCGATGGTCGATTCTCGGGTGGTTCGCATGGATTTGTAGTCGGCCATGTATCACCTGAAGCACAAGTAGGTGGACCGATCGCTTTGCTCCAAAATGGGGATATGATCACCATTAACAGTGACATCCAGGAGATGAAGGTTGAGGTATCAGAAGAAGAGTTAGCCGCTCGAGCGAAAGCGTGGGTACAACCTCCGCTGAAAGTAAAATCAGGTGTACTCGGCAAATATGCCAAATTAGTTTCCTCTGCTTCCAAAGGTGCAGTAACAGATCTAATGGAATAA
- a CDS encoding nitroreductase, which translates to MSLAELIRARRSIRKCNSTPVDQELVVELLRKANRLQPFGETRSWRVVYAGTPEARKRLVDCMLEQMSQSKIGKLIPGKLLDVFKKRFTDIPAHVIVMSTVGPDRLTNDRNYAAACGMMQCFQLMGWEHGLGMLWDTESMIQHEGFFKGIGLREDERFVGILHIGYFDKAPRSRKRTPAEQKWTVLRGQST; encoded by the coding sequence GTGAGTCTGGCGGAATTGATCAGGGCGCGCAGAAGCATTCGTAAATGTAACTCTACGCCAGTGGACCAAGAGTTAGTTGTTGAATTGCTACGTAAGGCTAATCGGCTTCAGCCATTTGGTGAGACTCGCTCGTGGCGTGTGGTATATGCCGGGACTCCAGAAGCGCGCAAACGGTTGGTGGACTGCATGCTCGAACAGATGTCGCAGAGCAAGATTGGCAAACTAATTCCCGGGAAACTTCTGGATGTTTTCAAAAAGAGATTTACCGATATTCCTGCCCACGTCATTGTTATGTCGACTGTAGGACCGGATCGTCTCACCAATGACCGCAATTATGCGGCTGCCTGCGGGATGATGCAGTGCTTCCAACTGATGGGTTGGGAACATGGGTTAGGAATGTTATGGGATACAGAGTCCATGATCCAGCATGAAGGGTTTTTCAAAGGAATTGGCCTGCGTGAGGATGAAAGATTTGTTGGCATTCTTCATATAGGATATTTCGACAAAGCACCAAGAAGTCGGAAAAGAACACCAGCCGAGCAAAAGTGGACCGTATTACGAGGGCAGTCTACATAG
- a CDS encoding VOC family protein has translation MKIINHFIPVFTEQLELTVAYYESLANRTMDRTWNIPEAGLSLATVYPYVIVSGSPEALEPARSLRAVVYVDSMDELKVELTKQNTPIVRDQHGPIGPSVFVQHPDGSFIEYVEPAEASV, from the coding sequence ATGAAAATTATAAATCATTTTATCCCCGTTTTTACCGAGCAACTGGAGTTAACCGTTGCATATTATGAATCTCTTGCTAATCGAACTATGGATCGAACGTGGAATATTCCCGAGGCTGGCTTATCTTTAGCCACAGTATATCCTTACGTCATTGTATCGGGAAGTCCAGAGGCCTTGGAGCCCGCTAGATCACTTCGAGCAGTGGTGTATGTCGATTCCATGGACGAATTGAAGGTAGAACTAACAAAACAAAATACCCCTATCGTAAGAGATCAGCATGGTCCTATTGGTCCAAGCGTTTTTGTTCAACATCCTGATGGTAGTTTTATTGAATATGTTGAGCCTGCGGAAGCTTCTGTCTGA
- a CDS encoding GyrI-like domain-containing protein codes for MKDTLFRAMEKLPLDEVGLQHLHKGFSLVPAFVYLDNLHLVGMSLPGVNSDEVGMLWRSFRQRMFEIKRKPETEDIFYAVFTHKGTLARLNDTFQYIYETWLPQSGSVRTNAPEFARYDQRYLGPTNEDSVLDIYIPVSSPS; via the coding sequence ATGAAGGACACGTTGTTCCGGGCCATGGAGAAGCTTCCTTTGGATGAAGTGGGGCTGCAACATTTGCATAAGGGCTTTTCCCTCGTGCCAGCCTTTGTCTACCTGGACAATCTGCATTTGGTCGGCATGTCGTTACCGGGTGTCAATTCGGATGAGGTCGGAATGTTATGGCGGAGCTTTAGGCAGCGTATGTTTGAAATTAAGCGAAAGCCGGAAACGGAAGACATTTTTTATGCGGTTTTTACTCATAAGGGGACATTAGCGAGACTCAACGATACGTTCCAATACATTTACGAAACGTGGTTACCCCAGTCAGGTAGCGTTCGTACGAATGCCCCAGAGTTCGCGCGTTACGACCAACGATATCTAGGACCAACAAACGAGGATTCGGTATTGGACATATATATTCCCGTTAGCTCGCCATCTTAG
- a CDS encoding LOG family protein, translated as MNKPIETITHPPFNPIHDKLYNPFELLGHFNPENPSSLPVTPDFQCFLYFHQQGGTTVKDPYAAMMEALHDTSVVREMNSFLANEMQEGRRPVAIMGGHKEPRGSDAYQKVARIAKMLSESGFIVVSGGGPGCMEATHLGALFAGRSDESLSSAINKLAKKPYDEFPKNMKDIISKDGKSINEELLTKLHGWMLPAWEIANELKNQLTPMNRSLAVPTWHYGHEPFTPFATHVAKYFLNSIREDVLVTLASCGIVFSEGRGGTIQEIFQDAAQVYYRDTDNGENKAPIASMLFLDSKFWSIPDTPDGELHMPVLDLLYQLFVVTENMKEEEFKRYIRLVDDADEVVEIIIENAPSASEVVHKLTRFGINNIDTELMALKIETLVSQRRK; from the coding sequence ATGAATAAACCTATTGAAACGATAACACACCCTCCGTTCAACCCAATTCACGACAAGCTCTATAATCCATTTGAGTTACTTGGACACTTTAATCCAGAGAATCCTTCAAGTCTGCCGGTAACTCCAGATTTTCAGTGCTTTTTATATTTCCATCAACAAGGAGGTACTACCGTTAAAGATCCCTATGCGGCAATGATGGAAGCTTTACACGACACATCCGTTGTCCGTGAGATGAATTCATTTTTGGCAAACGAGATGCAGGAAGGGCGCCGTCCTGTCGCAATTATGGGTGGACATAAAGAGCCACGTGGCAGTGATGCATACCAAAAGGTTGCACGAATTGCCAAGATGCTTTCTGAATCTGGTTTCATTGTCGTAAGTGGTGGCGGGCCAGGTTGTATGGAAGCTACACACCTTGGGGCTCTTTTTGCGGGACGATCCGATGAATCACTTTCTTCTGCAATCAATAAATTAGCCAAAAAACCATACGATGAATTCCCGAAAAACATGAAAGATATCATCAGTAAAGATGGGAAAAGTATCAACGAAGAATTGTTAACTAAACTGCACGGATGGATGCTACCCGCTTGGGAAATTGCTAATGAATTAAAGAATCAGCTCACTCCAATGAATCGAAGTTTGGCTGTTCCAACGTGGCATTACGGGCATGAACCATTTACTCCGTTTGCCACCCATGTCGCAAAATACTTTCTCAATAGCATAAGGGAAGATGTTCTCGTAACACTTGCTTCCTGCGGTATCGTATTCTCAGAGGGGAGGGGAGGAACGATACAAGAAATATTCCAGGATGCTGCCCAAGTTTATTACCGTGACACAGATAATGGTGAAAACAAAGCTCCTATTGCATCAATGCTTTTTCTTGATAGCAAGTTTTGGTCAATTCCAGATACTCCGGATGGTGAGCTTCACATGCCTGTTTTGGATTTGCTGTATCAACTCTTTGTGGTTACAGAGAATATGAAGGAAGAAGAATTTAAACGTTATATCCGGTTGGTTGATGATGCTGACGAAGTAGTCGAAATCATTATTGAGAATGCACCGTCTGCGAGCGAAGTTGTGCACAAACTAACCAGGTTTGGCATCAACAATATCGATACAGAACTAATGGCCTTAAAGATCGAGACTCTTGTTAGTCAGAGGAGGAAATGA
- a CDS encoding chitobiase/beta-hexosaminidase C-terminal domain-containing protein: MKSRSGRLASRWAIPFLISTMLASFVPAPSLIYANQNQNQNLNGTSHTITIDTSDVIQDDFLGVGVNTIPTALMPGQTQYGYSEAHWEVDNKRIQTIQPKVARVWFQIDWMEPAKGTYTWDSAKMKAFYKYLDAFKAAGTEIELNFGWKVGSTVHDWFTIPGIDPWTSAPADLDAYAASASALLEELILNRGYDNVKYLTFYNEPNGSWDFEAPGDQKAYYAEMVNKTSARLTADGLRDLIEIWGPEETGAPAWIEYMKQYADDAIDGYSFHVYGESYEGLGNAFALRKGYVGDKPLHLTEFGWADDQASNWDAGYANSVIQTANMGVKSALMWQLNGVWTNDPTGGTNGTYTMWDALVLGLTPRKTFYIAGMLNRYIPEHSEVLAVDTGGSTDVRAAAFRGDDGNYTVLVETKAGTEKEIKLNFGDTAVNQTFRKFVYNNDIVQEANAVLPPVAATFPGGNSLTDSNVDGDYNVIIYTTRPAETQVKLDEVNPTVRSGDSITLGAEVIDNTGSVTWSVVGQNNGTINSSSGVYQAPQVTDETLIAVRATSTADPSAYGVALIRVLPSSQAGKVEVPTFSLDRHIFPSSEVLYLETTTSGAQIRYTTDGSEPTAQSSLYVRPIVLNEGSLALYKAKAFKDGLQPSGTVSSLYQIGQISSAPDGYKLCMIENGGECYFQGKAVVAYGADGLFNYSIQENGVACTSAILGDPIPGVDKRCFVNPEIPDELPVVTFFNAGFEKPATTSARPGPMTNGWVFDSRSGVQHNNGPFQATAAPQGVQTGYLKTDGGVSGTIRQSIHFKPGTYQMSFKAAKRTSFGGTQSFDIYFDDQVIGSYRPESGNFQTFRTEPFETAGGKHTIKFVATTTEGDNTAFIDDVRITLPQTPEDPYITNSSFESPVVTDPSGTVSGITAGWSFNDQAGILRSGSSMTSTPAPAGVQAAFVRIQDGVHGSFQQSLTFPAGSYVINLKAAAQNAGQAQPVQIEVDGQTVATIMPSGSTYASFTTDWFTVEPGSHTILFSATGTGTGATFIDQVSIEKVAVPDYAVLQHGGFESPTVTSQNGVAVASGDGWSFKNNAGRIRNGSVFGASNAPEGTQAAYLQTLNGKQGEFSQSVIFPAGNYAIQFQSAKRSSFGGQQSFDVYVDDQLLGSFIPTSGAYAEFTTNSFQLIKPGKHQIRFVATSGTGDNTAFVDDIVITVLP, encoded by the coding sequence ATGAAAAGTAGATCCGGTCGTTTAGCTTCACGATGGGCAATTCCGTTCCTTATATCCACCATGCTCGCTTCGTTTGTTCCCGCTCCTTCCCTGATTTACGCGAATCAGAACCAGAACCAGAATCTGAACGGTACCAGCCACACGATTACGATTGATACGAGTGATGTGATTCAGGATGATTTTCTCGGCGTCGGCGTCAACACCATTCCTACCGCCCTCATGCCCGGGCAAACTCAATACGGCTATTCGGAAGCCCATTGGGAGGTTGACAACAAGCGAATTCAGACTATTCAGCCCAAGGTGGCCAGAGTGTGGTTTCAGATCGACTGGATGGAACCTGCGAAAGGAACCTATACGTGGGACAGTGCAAAAATGAAAGCTTTCTACAAATATCTCGACGCCTTCAAGGCTGCCGGAACCGAAATTGAGCTGAACTTTGGTTGGAAAGTCGGATCAACTGTGCATGACTGGTTTACAATACCGGGCATTGACCCATGGACGAGTGCGCCAGCCGATTTGGATGCTTATGCCGCTTCTGCCTCCGCCCTGCTGGAGGAGTTGATACTGAACCGCGGTTATGACAATGTGAAATATTTGACGTTTTACAACGAACCGAACGGCAGTTGGGACTTTGAGGCTCCCGGTGACCAGAAGGCTTATTATGCCGAAATGGTGAATAAAACGAGTGCCAGGCTGACTGCGGATGGTCTGCGCGATCTGATCGAAATCTGGGGTCCTGAAGAGACGGGCGCTCCGGCCTGGATTGAGTACATGAAGCAATATGCGGATGATGCCATCGATGGATACAGCTTCCATGTATATGGGGAATCGTATGAAGGGCTCGGCAACGCCTTTGCGCTGCGGAAAGGGTATGTTGGCGACAAGCCGCTACACCTGACCGAATTCGGCTGGGCAGATGATCAGGCGAGCAATTGGGATGCGGGATATGCGAACTCGGTCATCCAAACCGCCAATATGGGTGTGAAATCAGCCCTCATGTGGCAGTTAAACGGGGTTTGGACCAATGATCCTACCGGCGGAACGAACGGCACATATACGATGTGGGATGCGCTTGTTCTGGGGCTGACCCCTCGCAAAACATTTTATATCGCAGGCATGCTGAACCGTTATATTCCTGAGCATAGTGAGGTTCTGGCTGTGGACACGGGCGGTTCGACCGATGTACGCGCCGCGGCGTTCAGAGGCGACGACGGCAATTATACCGTGCTTGTGGAGACCAAAGCCGGCACGGAAAAAGAAATCAAGCTGAATTTTGGCGATACTGCGGTGAATCAAACGTTCCGCAAATTTGTATACAACAACGATATTGTTCAAGAAGCCAACGCGGTTCTTCCTCCGGTTGCAGCAACTTTTCCAGGAGGGAATTCGTTGACAGACAGCAACGTGGATGGAGATTACAATGTGATCATCTACACGACCCGACCTGCCGAGACCCAGGTCAAGCTGGATGAAGTTAATCCTACGGTTCGCTCAGGTGACTCCATCACGCTTGGGGCAGAAGTAATTGATAATACCGGAAGTGTGACTTGGAGCGTGGTTGGACAAAACAACGGCACCATTAACAGCAGCAGCGGCGTTTATCAGGCACCTCAGGTGACGGATGAAACGTTGATTGCCGTTCGTGCAACCAGCACGGCCGATCCATCGGCGTATGGCGTCGCCCTCATACGCGTCCTGCCTTCTTCACAGGCGGGTAAAGTTGAAGTTCCAACATTCAGTCTGGATCGGCACATATTCCCTAGCTCCGAAGTGCTCTATCTGGAGACAACGACGAGCGGAGCGCAAATACGGTACACGACAGACGGTAGCGAGCCTACAGCCCAGTCTTCCCTGTATGTCAGACCGATTGTTCTGAACGAAGGTTCGCTTGCACTCTACAAAGCCAAAGCATTCAAAGATGGCTTGCAACCATCCGGCACGGTGTCCTCCCTGTATCAAATTGGACAAATCAGCAGCGCACCGGACGGGTATAAGCTGTGCATGATCGAAAACGGCGGAGAGTGTTATTTTCAGGGTAAAGCGGTTGTCGCTTACGGTGCAGACGGATTATTTAATTATTCCATTCAGGAAAACGGCGTTGCCTGTACAAGTGCCATTCTGGGCGATCCGATTCCGGGTGTAGACAAGCGTTGCTTTGTTAACCCCGAAATACCGGATGAGCTTCCTGTGGTCACGTTCTTCAACGCTGGTTTTGAAAAACCGGCTACCACATCCGCCAGACCGGGACCCATGACCAACGGATGGGTGTTCGACAGCCGTTCCGGCGTGCAGCATAACAACGGTCCATTCCAGGCTACTGCTGCGCCTCAAGGTGTACAGACAGGTTATCTGAAAACGGATGGTGGCGTCTCCGGCACGATAAGGCAGTCGATCCATTTCAAGCCGGGAACATACCAAATGTCGTTCAAGGCGGCCAAACGCACCAGCTTTGGGGGCACGCAGTCCTTTGACATCTATTTCGATGATCAGGTCATTGGCTCGTATCGGCCTGAATCCGGCAACTTCCAAACTTTCCGAACGGAGCCCTTCGAGACGGCTGGGGGTAAACACACGATCAAGTTTGTAGCCACAACGACTGAAGGTGACAATACGGCTTTTATCGATGATGTACGGATTACGTTACCACAGACTCCGGAAGACCCTTATATCACCAATTCGAGCTTTGAGTCACCTGTGGTTACTGATCCATCGGGCACGGTGAGTGGCATAACTGCTGGATGGAGCTTTAATGATCAGGCGGGGATATTGCGAAGTGGCAGCAGCATGACTTCTACTCCAGCACCTGCCGGGGTTCAGGCTGCATTTGTTCGAATTCAGGATGGCGTTCATGGTTCATTTCAACAGTCGCTGACGTTTCCTGCAGGCAGCTACGTCATTAACCTGAAAGCTGCTGCTCAGAATGCAGGGCAAGCTCAACCGGTGCAGATTGAAGTGGATGGGCAAACGGTCGCAACGATTATGCCGTCCGGCAGCACCTACGCATCCTTCACCACGGATTGGTTTACCGTTGAACCTGGATCGCATACGATTCTATTTTCCGCAACAGGGACAGGCACAGGTGCAACCTTTATTGATCAGGTTTCCATAGAAAAGGTTGCCGTTCCTGACTATGCCGTTCTGCAACATGGCGGATTCGAAAGTCCGACCGTCACGTCCCAGAACGGAGTAGCAGTGGCAAGCGGTGACGGCTGGAGCTTCAAAAACAATGCAGGCCGAATTCGCAATGGCAGTGTGTTCGGTGCTTCCAACGCACCTGAAGGCACGCAAGCTGCATACTTGCAGACCCTTAATGGCAAGCAGGGCGAGTTCAGCCAATCGGTGATTTTCCCAGCAGGCAACTACGCCATTCAATTTCAGTCTGCGAAGCGGAGCAGTTTTGGAGGGCAACAGTCGTTTGATGTCTACGTGGATGATCAGTTGCTCGGTTCATTTATACCGACAAGCGGTGCTTATGCTGAGTTCACCACGAATTCCTTTCAGCTCATCAAGCCGGGAAAACATCAAATCCGGTTTGTGGCAACTTCGGGAACCGGGGACAACACAGCTTTCGTGGATGATATCGTGATTACTGTTCTTCCATAG